A genome region from Blautia coccoides includes the following:
- a CDS encoding ABC transporter ATP-binding protein, which produces MNYLLEVKNINKRFGDHTVLENVSFQIRPGEIVGLVGRNGMGKTTLMKCILGLIKIDSGEISFKGKTGYHTDKAMMDEIGYLLDCKLFENLNAYENIKIQEWYKGERYRKEEEKKVIEDILNLVDLKNDKKKVKQYSFGMKQRLGLALALLGDTKLLILDEPFVGLDPVGIQTIREFILKVSRERKMAVLISSHQLSEIEDICERYLFISDRQLTNYKNDDRKKVVIYTKNQIPKEINNILPDIECSMDNQTLSFWFDEQLFNSVMEYLVEKKVRIRDIELQKMTLDVLFKGERA; this is translated from the coding sequence ATGAATTATTTATTAGAGGTAAAAAATATTAATAAAAGGTTTGGTGACCATACCGTATTAGAAAATGTGTCTTTCCAAATCAGGCCAGGAGAGATTGTCGGGCTGGTAGGTAGAAACGGAATGGGAAAAACAACATTGATGAAATGCATTTTAGGGCTTATAAAGATAGACTCTGGAGAAATCTCTTTTAAAGGGAAAACAGGGTACCATACAGATAAAGCTATGATGGATGAGATTGGATATCTGTTGGACTGCAAGCTGTTCGAGAATTTGAATGCCTATGAAAATATTAAAATACAGGAATGGTACAAAGGTGAACGATATAGGAAAGAGGAAGAAAAAAAGGTGATTGAAGACATCCTGAATCTTGTAGATTTGAAAAATGACAAGAAAAAGGTGAAGCAGTATTCTTTCGGGATGAAACAGCGCCTGGGTCTTGCTTTGGCTTTGCTGGGAGATACAAAGCTCCTTATATTAGACGAGCCATTTGTTGGTTTGGATCCGGTTGGAATTCAAACAATCCGTGAGTTTATTCTCAAGGTAAGCAGGGAACGGAAGATGGCGGTTCTTATCTCTTCGCACCAGCTTTCAGAGATAGAAGACATCTGTGAGAGATATTTATTTATTTCGGACAGACAGCTTACGAATTATAAAAATGATGACCGAAAAAAGGTAGTGATTTATACAAAGAATCAAATTCCGAAAGAGATAAATAATATCCTGCCAGACATAGAGTGCAGTATGGATAATCAGACGTTAAGCTTTTGGTTTGATGAGCAACTATTTAATTCTGTAATGGAATATCTCGTAGAAAAGAAAGTCCGAATAAGAGATATTGAACTGCAGAAGATGACTTTAGATGTATTATTCAAGGGGGAAAGGGCATGA